The proteins below are encoded in one region of Ascochyta rabiei chromosome 21, complete sequence:
- a CDS encoding ATP-dependent 3'-5' DNA helicase produces MRSLATHPWRPNLALDALPGPTTLHGQTAPSALRSTPHTPYNPLFGRRDTLLSYTTTSIHIHTMASTNYREAFQLFDKRGNGRVDRGSLGDLLRACGQNPTLAEITDLERGVGTDFDFDTFSKILNRPGGFREPFDIEEYIRGFQVFDKDRSGFVGKGQIKYILTNLGEKMTEEEVDELFKSTIDASNDEVDYREFVKTIAEN; encoded by the exons ATGCGTTCCCTAGCAACGCATCCTTGGCGGCCAAATCTCGCGCTCGATGCACTCCCAGGTCCGACCACGCTGCATGGTCAAACAGCCCCTTCAGCACTTCGTTCGACACCTCATACCCCGTACAATCCGCTATTTGGACGCCGAGATACTCTTCTGTCATACACTACCACATCTATACACATACACACAATG GCCTCCACCAACTACCGCGAAGCATTCCAGCTCTTCGACAAGCGCGGCAACGGACGCGTCGACCGCGGATCTCTGGGCGACTTGCTGCGCGCCTGTGGGCAGAACCCTACCCTCGCCGAGATTACGGATCTCGAGCGCGGTGTAGGCACCGACT TCGACTTCGACACCTTCTCCAAGATCCTCAACCGCCCCGGCGGCTTCCGCGAACCCTTCGACATTGAAGAATACATCCGCGGGTTCCAGGTCTTCGACAAGGACCGGTCAGGCTTCGTCGGCAAGGGCCAGATCAAGTACATTCTGACAAACTTGGGCGAGAAGATGACCGAGGAGGAGGTCGACGAGCTGTTCAAGAGCACAATCGACGCAAGCAACGACGAAGTCGACTACAGGG AATTCGTCAAGACGATTGCAGAGAACTAG
- a CDS encoding ATP-dependent 3'-5' DNA helicase, variant 2, with protein MNNHDHQASTNYREAFQLFDKRGNGRVDRGSLGDLLRACGQNPTLAEITDLERGVGTDFDFDTFSKILNRPGGFREPFDIEEYIRGFQVFDKDRSGFVGKGQIKYILTNLGEKMTEEEVDELFKSTIDASNDEVDYREFVKTIAEN; from the exons ATGAATAACCACGACCACCAGGCCTCCACCAACTACCGCGAAGCATTCCAGCTCTTCGACAAGCGCGGCAACGGACGCGTCGACCGCGGATCTCTGGGCGACTTGCTGCGCGCCTGTGGGCAGAACCCTACCCTCGCCGAGATTACGGATCTCGAGCGCGGTGTAGGCACCGACT TCGACTTCGACACCTTCTCCAAGATCCTCAACCGCCCCGGCGGCTTCCGCGAACCCTTCGACATTGAAGAATACATCCGCGGGTTCCAGGTCTTCGACAAGGACCGGTCAGGCTTCGTCGGCAAGGGCCAGATCAAGTACATTCTGACAAACTTGGGCGAGAAGATGACCGAGGAGGAGGTCGACGAGCTGTTCAAGAGCACAATCGACGCAAGCAACGACGAAGTCGACTACAGGG AATTCGTCAAGACGATTGCAGAGAACTAG
- a CDS encoding Bis(5'-adenosyl)-triphosphatase encodes MSITKDVVRFGTFVVTSQVFHLTRLSFAIVNLKPLLPGHVLVSPRRVVPRFNDLSAAEVQDLFLTVQRVSRMVERVFAASSLNIAIQDGADAGQSVPHVHAHIIPRKKHDLEHKGGTDAIYEMMESEEAHLGNQMRDKEKAAQADFAKDEERVRFPAVDNDSRKPRSDEEMRKEAEWLAEEMAKDEQV; translated from the exons ATGTCGATCACAAAGGATGTGGTCAGATTTGGCACCTTCGTGGTAACAAGTCAG GTCTTCCATCTGACTCGTCTGTCATTCGCAATCGTAAACCTCAAACCACTGCTACCCGGCCACGTGCTGGTTTCACCTCGGCGGGTCGTGCCGCGCTTCAACGATCTTTCGGCCGCCGAGGTGCAAGACCTCTTCCTGACCGTGCAGCGTGTGTCTCGCATGGTAGAGCGTGTCTTTGCTGCCTCGTCTCTGAATATAGCCATACAGGATGGTGCAGACGCGGGTCAGAGCGTCCCACACGTCCATGCCCACATCATCCCTCGAAAGAAGCATGACCTGGAGCACAAGGGCGGCACCGATGCTATATACGAGATGATGGAGAGCGAGGAAGCCCACCTCGGCAACCAGATGAGGGACAAGGAAAAGGCTGCTCAAGCTGACTTCGCCAAAGACGAGGAAAGAGTGAGGTTCCCGGCAGTGGACAATGACAGTCGCAAGCCGAGGAGTGACGAAGAGATGCGGAAAGAGGCAGAATGGCTGGCAGAAGAGATGGCGAAGGATGAGCAAGTATAA
- a CDS encoding Structural maintenance of chromosomes protein 2: MKITELVIDGYKSYAVRTVISGWDDSFNSITGLNGSGKSNILDAICFVLGITNLGVVRAQNLQDLIYKRGQAGVTKASVTITFDNRDTKNSPVGFENLPSIAVTRTIVLGGASKYLINGNRAQQNTVQNLFQSVQLNINNPNFLIMQGRVTKVLNMKPVEILSMLEEAAGTRMFEDRRDKAYKTMAKKEGKVQEITELLRDEIDPKLEKLRQEKRAFLDFQQTQSELEKLTKLVIAYDYTRLQEQLQQSGDDLEAKKQRTKDLEESTVRMKKEIEFLQEDIKKVKATREKELRKGGKFQALEEEVKANSHEVVRLDTALDLKKTSMAEETDQKKSVEKSVKELEKQLQGKKMVHEKLQEKYQAARDELAKQTEEVEKKEELLQTLQTGVASKEGQESGYQGQLQDARNRVSAAATEQEQAKLKISHLDKQIKDDEPKAKKAKQQNSGLLNDLEALKSQAQKLEADLTKMGFDESKESEMYQQESHLQARIRELKQQADELRRKVSNIDFSYSDPSPNFDRSKVKGLVAQLFTLKKEHTDAGTALEVCAGGRLYNVVVDSAATGKQLLENGRLKKRVTIIPLNKIAAFRASAQKIGAAQKIAPGKVDLALSLVGYDDEVTAAMEYVFGSTLVCEDAETAKRVTFDPAVRMRSVTFQGDTYDPAGTLSGGSAPQSSGVLVTMQKLNEIMTELRSQEQQLQQLQATVAREKKRMDAARKTKQELDLKKHEIKLTEEQISGNSSSSIIQAIEEMKQSVAQLKEDVKAAKARQDEAKADIKRIERDMSEFNNNKDSKLAELQSSLEKLKKALSKNNAAIKPLQSEVREAMVESEQCGSDLAAAQEQLEDVQTTLKTQQEEIDELLAEQKQAQDAHDIAQAQLADEQAKLTGFDEELRSLEDTIRAKNSSITEGGLEQQRLAHEIEKFHKESEGAAGRIAALEKEHDFIASDAELFGRSGTVYDFRGVNMADCKPKRKALEERFQQRKNKINPKVMAMIDNVEKKEASLKTNMATVIKDKKKIEDTILKLDEYKKEALHKTWTKVNADFGATFNLLLPGSFAKLDPPENKTISDGLEVKVMLGKVWKQSLTELSGGQRSLIALSLIMALLQFKPAPMYILDEVDAALDMSHTQNIGQLIKTRFKGSQFIVVSLKDGMFQNANRIFKTRFVDGTSVVQATTAAAEAR; encoded by the exons ATGAAGATCACAGAGCTGGTCATAGAC GGCTACAAGTCGTATGCTGTTCGAACAGTCATCTCTGGCTG GGACGACAGCTTCAACTCGATCACGGGACTGAACGGATCCGGGAAATCGAACATCCTCGACGCAATATGCTTCGTGCTGGGAATCACAAACCTGGGCGTCGTGCGAGCCCAGAATTTGCAG GACCTCATCTACAAGCGCGGTCAAGCAGGCGTCACCAAAGCCAGCGTCACCATTACCTTTGACAATCGTGACACCAAGAACAGCCCTGTGGGCTTCGAGAACCTCCCCTCCATCGCCGTGACGAGAACCATTGTGCTTGGCGGAGCAAGCAAATACCTGATCAACGGAAACCGCGCGCAGCAAAATACCGTCCAAAACCTGTTCCAGTCGGTGCAGCTCAATATCAACAATCCAAACTTCCTCATCATGCAAGGACGCGTGACAAAGGTGCTGAACATGAAGCCGGTCGAGATTCTTTCAATGCTGGAGGAGGCTGCAGGCACACGCATGTTCGAGGACAGGCGAGACAAGGCCTACAAGACCATGGCGAAGAAAGAGGGCAAGGTGCAGGAGATCACAGAATTGCTGCGCGACGAGATCGACCCCAAGCTCGAGAAGCTGCGACAAGAAAAGCGCGCCTTCCTCGACTTCCAACAGACACAGAGCGAACTCGAGAAGCTCACAAAACTCGTCATCGCATACGACTACACACGCTTGCAAGAGCAACTGCAACAGTCTGGAGACGACCTGGAAGCCAAGAAGCAACGGACGAAAGACCTCGAGGAATCGACTGTGCGCATGAAGAAGGAGATTGAATTCCTGCAAGAAGACATCAAGAAAGTCAAGGCTACAAGAGAAAAGGAGCTTCGCAAAGGCGGTAAGTTCCAAGCGCTGGAAGAGGAGGTCAAAGCGAATTCGCATGAAGTTGTACGACTAGATACTGCTCTGGATCTGAAGAAGACTAGCATGGCCGAGGAGACCGATCAGAAAAAGAGCGTTGAGAAGAGCGTCAAAGAGCTAGAGAAGCAACTGCAGGGCAAGAAGATGGTGCACGAAAAGCTGCAAGAGAAGTATCAGGCTGCGCGCGATGAGCTGGCAAAGCAGACTGAGGAAgtggagaagaaggaggagctGTTGCAGACGCTACAAACCGGTGTTGCCTCGAAAGAGGGCCAGGAGAGCGGTTACCAAGGTCAACTCCAGGATGCGAGAAACCGAGTCAGCGCTGCAGCCACTGAACAAGAGCAAGCCAAGCTTAAGATCTCTCATCTCGACAAGCAAATCAAGGATGATGAGCCTAAAGCTAAAAAAGCCAAGCAACAAAATTCGGGGCTGCTCAACGATCTCGAGGCACTGAAATCGCAGGCGCAGAAGCTCGAGGCTGACCTTACGAAAATGGGCTTCGATGAGAGCAAAGAGTCGGAAATGTACCAACAGGAGTCACACTTACAAGCCCGCATCCGCGAGCTGAAGCAGCAGGCGGATGAGCTGAGGCGGAAAGTCTCGAATATCGACTTCAGCTACAGCGATCCGTCTCCGAACTTCGATAGATCCAAGGTTAAGGGTCTAGTCGCTCAGCTCTTCACCTTGAAGAAAGAACACACCGACGCGGGTACTGCACTAGAAGTCTGTGCGGGTGGACGACTTTACAATGTGGTCGTTGACTCTGCCGCCACTGGTAAACAGTTGCTAGAGAATGGCAGGCTAAAGAAGCGAGTCACCATCATCCCCCTTAACAAGATTGCTGCGTTCCGAGCGTCTGCACAGAAGATTGGCGCTGCGCAAAAGATTGCTCCCGGGAAAGTTGACCTTGCCTTGTCACTTGTAGGGTACGATGACGAAGTCACGGCCGCCATGGAATACGTATTCGGTTCGACACTCGTCTGCGAAGATGCAGAGACTGCTAAGCGTGTGACCTTCGATCCTGCAGTGCGCATGAGGAGTGTCACGTTCCAGGGCGATACCTATGACCCTGCAGGTACCCTGTCTGGTGGCAGTGCACCACAATCGAGTGGTGTTCTGGTCACGATGCAGAAGCTCAATGAGATTATGACCGAACTTCGATCCCAGGAGCAGCAGCTCCAGCAACTCCAGGCTACTGTAGCAAGAGAGAAAAAAAGAATGGATGCTGCGCGCAAAACGAAGCAGGAACTCGATCTCAAGAAGCATGAGATCAAGCTTACAGAGGAGCAAATCAGCGGCAACTCTTCGTCGTCT ATCATTCAAGCTATTGAAGAGATGAAGCAGAGTGTCGCCCAGCTGAAAGAGGATGTGAAAGCTGCTAAGGCCAGACAGGATGAGGCGAAAGCAGACATCAAGCGTATCGAGCGTGACATGAGCGAATTCAATAACAACAAAGACAGCAAGCTGGCGGAATTGCAGTCGTCACTCGAGAAGTTGAAGAAGGCCTTGAGCAAAAACAACGCAGCCATCAAGCCCTTGCAGTCAGAAGTGCGTGAGGCTATGGTGGAGTCTGAGCAGTGCGGCAGCGATCTTGCAGCAGCGCAAGAGCAGTTAGAGGATGTTCAGACAACGCTCAAGACACAACAGGAGGAAATCGATGAGCTCCTGGCGGAGCAGAAGCAGGCTCAAGATGCGCACGATATTGCACAGGCTCAATTAGCTGATGAGCAGGCAAAGCTGACTGGCTTCGACGAGGAGCTCCGGTCTCTCGAAGACACTATTCGCGCAAAGAACTCGTCGATTACAGAAGGTGGGCTAGAGCAACAAAGGCTTGCACACGAGATTGAGAAGTTCCACAAGGAGTCCGAAGGCGCAGCAGGGCGCATTGCCGCATTAGAGAAGGAACACGACTTCATCGCTAGCGACGCCGAGCTCTTCGGCCGCTCAGGGACTGTCTACGACTTCCGAGGCGTCAACATGGCCGATTGCAAACCCAAACGCAAGGCTCTCGAAGAACGCTTCCAGCAACGCAAGAACAAGATCAATCCGAAGGTCATGGCCATGATTGACAATgtcgagaagaaggaagctaGTCTCAAGACCAACATGGCAACGGTCATcaaagataagaagaagatcgAGGATACGATTCTTAAGCTTGATGAATATAAGAAGGAGGCCCTGCACAAGACATGGACAAAGGTTAATGCCGACTTCGGCGCGACCTTCAACTTGCTGTTGCCTGGTAGCTTTGCGAAATTGGACCCACCTGAGAACAAGACCATCTCGGATGGTTTGGAGGTCAAGGTCATGCTGGGCAAGGTCTGGAAGCAGTCCCTTACTGAGCTGTCTGGTGGTCAACG GTCTCTAATCGCGCTCTCGCTCATCATGGCACTACTCCAGTTCAAGCCAGCACCTATGTACATTCTGGACGAAGTTGACGCTGCGCTTGATATGTCACATACGCAGAACATCGGTCAACTTATCAAGACGAGGTTCAAGGGCTCACAATTCATTGTGGTTTCTCTAAAGGATGGCATGTTTCAGAACGCAAATCGCATCTTCAAAACGCGTTTTGTTGATGGCACAAGTGTTGTGCAGGCGACAACTGCTGCTGCAGAGGCGAGGTAA